DNA from Geobacillus vulcani PSS1:
ACCAGCAAGGCCACCAACAACAGCCGCGCCGGTTTTGTAAGCCATTTCTAACCGTTCCATAAAACCACGCCTTCCTATACGATTTTCCCTACAACAACGCCTTTGACGAGCATCACACGGTCGTTTGCAGCTGGAGTGTAACTCGCCAAATACGGGTATGCCTTCCCAGATACGGTACTTTCCCCGTCAAAAATGAGACGAGGGCGACCGCCACTGTAATTCGGGTCTACCCTCGCGAATTGAATGATTTTTTCTTGTTTCGGATTTTTGAAGTTCTCAATAAAAAAATCCGTGTTAATCACGGCATCGCCTCCTAGATATTGATAATCTTGCGCACTTCATGTTTCATCCTTGCTCCGGCCTTGAGTGACATGGTCCAGCTTGTTTCGACGTATTTTCCGCTGATACCTAACGGAGAGTATTCAATTTGCAATACGTCTGAGTAGTCATGCAAAGGATTTAGCGCCGTTTCAAACGTCAGCTTTCCATACACTTGTGAAGCTTCAAATGCGATTCGTTGTACATATGCGTCAAGCGACTGCTGATCGGCGATGTCGGTCACTTCGCGATAGTCAACGATCGTGCGACCTCGATTCACCGTGCTTGTCGGGCTGTTCGGGTTGCTGTTAGTGTACGATGACATCAGTGACTGCTCCGCGTTCGAGCATACGACTACCCATTTGTTCGGCACGTTGAACAAGTCAAGTTCCTCTTCCATGCCGGGGTAAACAATGCTCAGTTCATCATCTTTGTATGTGTATTCTGCAGCACGGATCGATGGACTGCGATATGTCATGCTTGTGAAATATCCGTAAACATCAACATAAATCGGTGTGTAGTTGATGGCTTGGAGAAGCGTATTGATCGCCTCTAATTTTTCAGTTCCGGGTGCAAACTCCATTGCGACAGGCAGCACCTTGTCAGTCTGCTCGATGTTGTGTTTGGTGATGCCGGCGCTCGCCAGAATATCGATAACGGCTTGCCGATAGTTCGTGCCGGCCGGAACTGTATACCGCGTATCGAATTTGTCGTCGCGGAGAATGAGAGTGCCGTCATATGCCTCCACATCGCGATATACGTTATTGTTGCTATCTTTCCGCGTCGGACTGCTTAATAAAAAAATACCGAGGGGGAACTCTATATATTTTCCGTCTCTCATCTTCAAAAGCGCAAAAGGTTGAATGCGGTCACTTAACCAATTGATTTCGCCGCGATCTTTCAAACGGAATCTGGCCGTCCGTTTGATTGAATCGAGGGAAGCCATGCTGACTTCCCCATCGATCACTGAATCCAGCTCACCTATTTTTTGATCGTTCTTGTTCAACAAATCATACCGAAACTTGAAATGCCTCTGACCGTATTTGCCATGAATGGTATCGACGATTTCCTGTTTCGAATATGGATAGTTTGATAGTGAGAGCATCTATACCTCCTCCACATAGGACACTTCTTCAAACGTGAGGCTAACCGTATTCCCGTACATCTCATCGTCAAATGGCAGTTGAAACACATGGCAGAACATTTTCCTTCCTCTTGCATCGCGATAGCAGAGTGTATTTTTGGAGTGAATCAGCTTCTCAAGCGCTTCTTTGTCGCCGCTGTCTTTAAGCAAAGTGATCTTCACACTCACACTTCTCTGTTCTGTGTCATCATACTCCGCAACCGGCAATCTTCGTCCTGCAAATTGCATCATTGCCGCAGTTGGTTGCCAATTTTCGCTGCGGTCGCTGATGAGACGGAATTGATGCAGTGTCCCCGCTGGATTGTCCGCTTCGTGCAGCCAAATTCCTTGCAAAGAAATAGACTCACTAACTATCAAGCTATCGGCATATGTTCCATTTGCCCCCCAAGCACGAACGAAATACTCATATACTTGCCCGCTTGCTGGCGTGTAGTCAATAAAAGAAGCATCTGTCGGTATATTCGTTGTGATTCTCGTCCATGATGTTTCACCTTGTTTTCGTCGGTATACCTCGTTGTAGGATACGTTCGGCTGCGTTCCGGTCGGTGTTGGGTTGTCGATCGTAAGCATGATCGTTCCTTCCGCTTTGGCTGTCGTGACAACCGGAACGGCTGGCGGTGTGTAGGAAACATGGATGTTGACAGTGACGAAATCAGACCAAATCCCGTCAGCATTCTTAATGGCCAGCTGAATCCTGTAATCTGTGTTGTTTGCCAAGTTGTATTGAATGGTCTGCGCCTTGTTTGTACTGTTTACTTGCACTTCCCATAGCAAGTTATTGTTGCTATCTAGCAATTTCACATCATAAGCAACTTGCCCCACACTCGACCATTGAACGACAGGATTGGCCACAGGGACGGTTGCGCCGTTGCTGGGATCGGTGATAGTTGGACTCGTTGGTTTATCCCCTGCGAAGAATGTTTGAATGTTGGAATACGGACTTGATAATCCTGGTTGGTCATACGTCCTAACCTGCCATTCAATCGTGCCACGCGGGAATGTATTAGCTGGCGCATCCCAGTATTGGTTCGTCGTCACTTGTGTCACTGTGTTCCATGTTTGCGTTCCCTGCTGCCGCCATTGTAAATCGAATTTCGCTTGTGGATCGTTGTTCGCATCATTGTGTTGCCACGACAAACGGATTACGGACGCTCTGTCTCTTGGTACTCCTCCACTTGGAGCAAGGTTCGTTGGCACGGCTGGTGCTTGGTTGTGCTGTATCGTGAACACGCCATTCGATTCGTCCCACGCACCATAGGATGTCCCATCATAAGCACGGATACGGATTTTCGCAAGTGACGTTTCAGGTTCGTTGGTAAAATCATACGTGTACGATGTTGCGCCCGGCGTAGTTAATGCAACGATGTCTTTCCAAGTTTGTCCGTTGTTGAGTGATAGTTGAATTTGGTATCGTAGAGAGCCTTGCACTGTTTCAGCGTCGGTTGCTGGATTCCATGTAATCGTATGTTGCGCGTTCCACGTTTCCCCACCGTTTGGTGCTGTCACGGTTGGGGCGGTTGGTGGTTCGTTGTAGGTTATTTCCAAATACGGGCCGTTATAACTTGTGTTTTCACTAGATGCAAAGTATGAATAACCACCATCATTAGTAGCACTGGTCCATCTTAAAGAGATACCCTTAAAAGTTCCACCATTTGCATAATGTTGGATACATTCTTTTACAGGTATAGAACCCCATGTCCCGGGGGCAGTAAAATCACCTCGCAAACCGGGATTTCCTACATCTTGAAAGGAAGGTTGGGAATTGAAATTAACACCCCCGTTTTCACTCCAATCAGAGGTTATAACATATGGTTTAAAGTTATACCAACTAGATGCCCCAAAATCGCCTATTTTGTATATTTTTAAATAAGCGCTTGTGATAACCTTACCTAGAATAGAGGTTGGCATAGTCCATTGAAGATAAGCAATATACTGTATGCCATTATAATATCCAACATATATAGTTTCACTTGTATCGTAATTAGTACTTGTATATAAACTACTAACGAATGTATCACTTACAGCTTCGATTGTTTGAACTGTCGGGTCAATCTTAATCGGATAAACTAATCCCGTAACATCGGCCGCTAAGTCAATAAATGTTTTATCCCCATCCCTCCGTATGGTTTGCGCAACATCCCGGCGCTCGCCGTTGGCATCTTGCAACCATGCAGGCTGTAATCGTATTTCCCCTGCTGTCAAATCATCCTCTAACGGTCCATCCACCTCAAAAGAAAAGGAAGAAGGCGCACGGTCACTTTTCAAAATGATTGTCTCTTTCACGCCGTTTGGCATGACTTCGAGACAAACATCTGTATCATTCCATGCGTCCTGATAGTGAACGCAGTTCTTTTTCCCTTCCTCCAAATAGCCTTTCGCTGGGCTGGCTCCGACCGGGATGAATCGCAGCTTGGTTGCCCCCTTCCCGATCGTATACCCCCGTTTAAAGTTTTTTGGAATCCGGCAGTCAAACGGCACCTTCAACCCTTGATAGTCCATCATGTCACGGTCAAGGATGCCCTTTCTCTTCATCCGTTTCGCCGCATCTTTCATGATTCGGAACACGTCGGCCCCTTCTCTAGCAACAGGGAAATCCACTTGGTCCAAATCGGCTTCGTCATACAAGTCTGTGTCAATGTTGTGCCAATTCCCGTTTTCGTCCTGATAGTGAACATCGCCAGCATAAATTTCTGTAGTGTATGAGCCGTCGAAGTTGATCCATGTTTTGCTATTGCGAGTTCGTTTGTTGAGCATTTCCCCGACACGAAAATTTTGTGTTGGCATATCGCCCCTCCCTCCTATGACTGACGTACTTTCATTCCGAGACGGTTGAAGAAGTCATTCACCGTTCGAATTTGCTCAAGGTCACTGACCGGAATAGTGACGTTAATATTCACGTTCCCGTATCGAGACACGTTTGTTGTTTGAACTGTTCCGTATCCGCCGCCGGCCACGGCCATGCCTGGAACACTCGGAATCGTCGCCTGCGCCATTCGGTTGGTTGCAGCCACCACAGCGCTGATATTGCCCGAAATCCCTTCTGCGAGGCCTGCTGGAATCCATTTCCCTAACTCCATCATTACACGCGAAGGAGATTTTATTTGAAGGACATGCTTCATCGTATTCGCAACAGAATGCGCGATTTGTGCTACCTTCTGTTGAACCGGTTTTGTATCCATTCCGCTCACAAGTCCTTGTGTTGCATTCTTTCCGACTTGAGACATACTGTTTGTGCCTGAGAGCGATGAAGAAATCGTGTTCTGCACAATGCTAGCAATCTCTTGAGCTTTCTGGCGTAAAGGTTCCATCATTGAGTTCAATCCGTCAATGAGTCCTTTCATCGAGTTTTTGCCGATGTCAGCCATCGACGCGCTCATGAGATTGAGTTCATCCTTCGTTCCCTCTGTGATCTCCTTGATTTTTGCCATCCACTCGTTTTTGTGCAGTTCAAGCTCGGCTGCTGCTTGTGCTCGGAGTTGGGCGATTTTGTTGACATACTCAATCCGAGCCTGCTCAAGCTCGGCGTTCGCCGCCGCCCGCAACTGTTGGATTTTTGTCTGTGTATCCAACCGCATGCCTTCGAGTTCGCTAGTCGCTTGTGTGCGGGCCAAAGCATTTTTCTCTTTCCAGAGAGCCACATATTGTTGCAGTTCTTCATCAGAAAGAGAATTGAGTGCCGCGATTTCATCCACCGCTTTCGGGCCCATGTCTCGAAGTTCTTGAAGCAATCCTTCATCAATGCCTCGCGCTGCCAAGGAAACAATATTGGCTTGCCAATCACGAAAAGCCGAAACTTGGTCAGATAGATTTTGAAGCAATCCCTTTCCTGTCACATCGTTTTTGCGCTTGAATTCATCGAACAGCCCTGCGAAGCTGTACAATGATTTGGCTCGATCTTCGACGGCTTTCTCGTACTCTTCCGTCAGCTTGCGTTCATCTTCAGCAAGACGGACGTTGATTTCTTTGACCTTCTGTTCGTATTCTTCTTTAGCCTTGAGTTCATCCTGTTGTAAGCGCTCGTTGATTTCTTTCACTTGTTGAGCATATTCGTTGTTTGCTTCTAAAAGCTTATCGTTGATTTCGTTTTTCACACGGTAGATTTCTCGTTCATAATACTCGCGCTCTTCTGTACCCTGTTTGTATTTTTTAATGTAACTTTCATAGAGTGTGAGTTCTTCTTTAAGAGAAAGGTCGTTGTAG
Protein-coding regions in this window:
- a CDS encoding DNRLRE domain-containing protein; the protein is MPTQNFRVGEMLNKRTRNSKTWINFDGSYTTEIYAGDVHYQDENGNWHNIDTDLYDEADLDQVDFPVAREGADVFRIMKDAAKRMKRKGILDRDMMDYQGLKVPFDCRIPKNFKRGYTIGKGATKLRFIPVGASPAKGYLEEGKKNCVHYQDAWNDTDVCLEVMPNGVKETIILKSDRAPSSFSFEVDGPLEDDLTAGEIRLQPAWLQDANGERRDVAQTIRRDGDKTFIDLAADVTGLVYPIKIDPTVQTIEAVSDTFVSSLYTSTNYDTSETIYVGYYNGIQYIAYLQWTMPTSILGKVITSAYLKIYKIGDFGASSWYNFKPYVITSDWSENGGVNFNSQPSFQDVGNPGLRGDFTAPGTWGSIPVKECIQHYANGGTFKGISLRWTSATNDGGYSYFASSENTSYNGPYLEITYNEPPTAPTVTAPNGGETWNAQHTITWNPATDAETVQGSLRYQIQLSLNNGQTWKDIVALTTPGATSYTYDFTNEPETSLAKIRIRAYDGTSYGAWDESNGVFTIQHNQAPAVPTNLAPSGGVPRDRASVIRLSWQHNDANNDPQAKFDLQWRQQGTQTWNTVTQVTTNQYWDAPANTFPRGTIEWQVRTYDQPGLSSPYSNIQTFFAGDKPTSPTITDPSNGATVPVANPVVQWSSVGQVAYDVKLLDSNNNLLWEVQVNSTNKAQTIQYNLANNTDYRIQLAIKNADGIWSDFVTVNIHVSYTPPAVPVVTTAKAEGTIMLTIDNPTPTGTQPNVSYNEVYRRKQGETSWTRITTNIPTDASFIDYTPASGQVYEYFVRAWGANGTYADSLIVSESISLQGIWLHEADNPAGTLHQFRLISDRSENWQPTAAMMQFAGRRLPVAEYDDTEQRSVSVKITLLKDSGDKEALEKLIHSKNTLCYRDARGRKMFCHVFQLPFDDEMYGNTVSLTFEEVSYVEEV